The DNA segment AGCGGAACCGGGAGATCGGGACGACGATGAAGGAGAAACGATCGACATCAAGCTTCCAAGCTTCGAATGAGCCACGTCGGTAAGCCGCGTTGGCCAAGGTGAATGAACGCCCCAGTATAAACGAGGCGGCTGAAATTCCCGCATCGAACCTAGTCCCCGATCGCTCATCGGAGGGCGATATTCGCGATTGCAGTAGCAATTGAGGCAGATTCGACGCCGCTATTCAGATTTGAAATCTAATTTGTGGACCGTTTCAATTTGACTGCTAACATCGAAACTAGTGAACATCAAACGACTTACCTTGGCAGGTCCGTAAAACAAAGCAGGTTCAAACCGTATTTCCGCCGGCCAGCTTGATACACTAACAACAACTTTCGCCCCTTAGCTCTCTTCTTCCAAATCTGTCAGTAGACCAATGAGATATGCATTCCGTTTGGCGGAACTCCTCGGACACACTCCGGATCGCCGAAAACGCCCAGGCACCATCAAATCAATCGTCGAGCACACGGGCTTGGATCGTCACCAAGTCGCCTCGCTGTTGAAGAACGAAGCCAAGTACATCCCATTGGATGCATTGTCACGAATTTGTGACTACTTGATCGATCATGGTTACGCACCCGCCGACCAACTGCCAGGCGCCCTGTTTGCGGTCAATGCCGAGAATTTCTGGGAATTGCTCGCCCGCCGTGGTGAAATCGAAATCGTCTTGGGTGTCCGCGAAAACGCCGACACCGCTTCGCCAGACAACGCAACCGTCGTGGCCAGCGATGCGGTGCTGTTTGGCGAACTTCTCAACGGCGTCTCGACTTTGGGGGGCGCCGCCAAGCACCATGGTTTGAACGACGACGACGATAGCTCGGTACAACAAGTTCCCATGCCAGACCGTTTGCAACAAACGCTGGTTTGGAGCCCCGGACAAGTCTCGCTGGAAGACGCCCGGACGCGAGCCACCGAAGTCTTTGAAGGATTCGTCGAAGCTCAAGGTGACCGCGGCATGGTCTGCATCGGCAGCGTGAAAAGCAACCCTGTGGTGGAACTGTTGTTCGCCGATGCGTTCGGTTGCACCCCTTTCGTCACCGAAGACGATGTCGATGACGTATCGGCTCGTTCATGCCCGTTC comes from the Rubripirellula reticaptiva genome and includes:
- a CDS encoding helix-turn-helix domain-containing protein; the protein is MRYAFRLAELLGHTPDRRKRPGTIKSIVEHTGLDRHQVASLLKNEAKYIPLDALSRICDYLIDHGYAPADQLPGALFAVNAENFWELLARRGEIEIVLGVRENADTASPDNATVVASDAVLFGELLNGVSTLGGAAKHHGLNDDDDSSVQQVPMPDRLQQTLVWSPGQVSLEDARTRATEVFEGFVEAQGDRGMVCIGSVKSNPVVELLFADAFGCTPFVTEDDVDDVSARSCPFFLRYRDSDPQPGGASAGLRLSKNEDAPEPGFYYEKDDGTWDYAGGKDKDTALVFYLFREALGRLDMVLSGFSGRATRLLAKTLAIRGEEFWPPVYEEDGLQIGAYLVQYDNTDSKPTREDLLFNSGGAAQIMPLSRAAIAKRIARR